The sequence gaatcttccctctaattgtttaaagttctccatatctccaacaggaGAATCACTTCCACAACCAGACAATTTCTAGAAGGTAAAGCATCAATCCAATGTCTGATGTCGCCAACCAGGAGCCATGAATGCAAAGGAAGATTTGGCCATCTGAATATGGAAGGCCAAATTTGTGAAGCAAGCTCACAATGAATGAAAATGTGAGAGACATCTTCAATAGCCGAATTGCAAGTAGAGCACATCAGACTAGGAACGTCAATTCCACGAACCAGAAGACTCAGACTTTGAAGGCAACCTGTATGAAAATAACCGCCACGAAAATATATTTACCTTCATTGGAACAACAGAGCACCAAGCTTTTGGAACGTAGAATCATTACGGTTTAAGAAAGTAGAATCATTAGATTAACCATAATACTAAACCTCATTACGGTTCATAGTGGCGCTATGGTAAATACCATAGTGGCACTATAGTAAATACCTCTAACTTCGGGGTATTTTTGTAAACTCATTTAAAAAAAAAGGAATTTCTTCTTTTTTCGTTTCCTTCCCTTCCCTTTTTTATACGTTTACTTAACCAATCGTTAACCTTTTTTTTATGTTATATTAACCGATCGTTAACCGTGTTTTTAAACGTTCAATCGTTAACTTTTTCTACCCTTGAGAGTGTTTCACTTcaagtggagaaatgacttgtctttatttttTGATAGGAgaagaattgtctacatctcacctcccccaatacctcgcatatgcgggattgagttttgttgttgttgttaagttTTTGTAGGGTTGAACAAGAGATGGTGTAACATAATACGGAGTAACACAAAATGATGCTACTTTGTGTTTTCTTCGGATGCTTTCGTTCGTTGTATTTCGTCTTTTATTCGTTTCTTttgtttaattaataatgtttgcATTTTTTCGGATGTTAAGAAGGATCGCATATAGATAGTTTTTTTAGTTGGTTGCTTTCTAGACGCGAGCCTTCCCGTTTTCCTCTAGTCCTTTTGTATTCTCTGTTGAAAGTGTTTTCCTTTGGAAAACGATCTCGTTTCTATATGAGTAttcgttttttcgccaaaaaaataaataaaataaaattaaaaaattatacGAGTAATAAATTTTTCAGTACATCAAGCGGGAAAAGGATTATGGTTTGATTTTCTATAAAGTTCACATGAGCCCTATTTATTAAAGAAATTTTGTACATTAGTAACGACATATACAACTCCCAAGTACAGCCATATTCAACACTACCATCACAGTTAAACCAGTTCCTACTGTTGAATAGGCTCGCTCTTATCGTAACAAACTAACAACTCCTCAGAGCTTCCTTTCCATACAAAAGTTACCCGCAGAATCTGTAATATGATCCTACACAGTGTCACAAAATTTAATTATTAGCACGAATAACTTCCCACGGTAACAATATGACTTGTGTTACACATAATGAAGTCGATCGCTTTGAAAAAAACATATGATCGATTCAAATAAAATAATGTTACCAGGGTTAAATTGTCTTATCTGTAGCAGTAACGTTGTAATGACTTGAGATGAGTGAAATGAAAGTTGTACCTTGCATTTGAATACCGACCCTTCTATGAAATGGCTTGTTTGGGTGTCTTGTGTTTCACAAAGAAGGCGGACAAAAGACTCTTACTGCGAACAGGGGCACGCACACGTTTTGGAGCATCAAATGATCGGAATGGTGTCATTGGCTTGGGACCCTCAGCCGGATCCTGTGGAAAAATCCCATCAATTTTATATCACAAGATCTTAAGAATTAAGATAATAACCTTTTGTTTGAAGCAAATCAAAATCATGAATACAATAAATGGCAACCGGTCAATTTCACTcggcaagttttttttttttaaaaaggcaaAAATGTTCAAGTTTCCTGAAACTTCCTGAAACATACCCTGCGTGTGATACCAAGTGTCTGCATAGCTGTGGTTGAAGCTGGCCCAACATTAGACAATTGAGGATTGCCTGATGATGATATTCTTTGTATGTTCTCTTCACCATCTACATATATAAGTAACTAAAAATTTAGTTTCCAGCAACAAATATATACCTAATATAGCAAGCTTAACACACTCTTACATACTTGGTGTGTGAACAGATGTAGGAGTATGGCGAGCAGTTTTGGGATCTTCAATGCTGCAAATATTTAACCAAACGTCAAATTTCTTTTTAGCTATTTCAAATAGAAGCTCACTAGAGATGCATGAAACTATTAGGTTTGATTAGATTTTAAGATCTACAATTTCCATTTTGTAGAATTTCATTCTTTTGACTCATGAGAACCACAAAAGAGAATAAATaattgtataaatatatcttaaaaaATCATATCGTGTGAAAAGAGAGCTATACAGTAGTATTGTAGGTTACCTCATCAACTGATGTGAACTCCCTTTTAATGTAGACTTGGTTTCTGTTGCTAAATGCCAAGAAAGAGTATTTGCAACAGGGACACCTGCATTAGATGCATTTTTGTATTTAAGATCTCAGATATACATCTTGGTCTAGTTAGAATCCTAACCCAACTGGGTTGCTCTTATTTAACTGGCTTATTGATTTCGACTTTTGGTTATTCTAGCTCCCTGTAAATTTAGGTTCAGTTATGTTTCTTCCGTTTTCGCCGTAATGGCTCTCCCTTAAGCCTTTTCTGTTGTCTTTTGTTCTTCTTAATGAAAAGGTTGTCCATTAAAAGAAAAGCTAAAGAACCTAGATGTGTACTTGGAAGAAGCAATATTTCAGTAGGTGAGAGTTTAACTATAATGTGTGGCTATGTGATAAGAATCATGAGAAATTCTTTCAATGACGTTTCACCGACAACAACTAAACAGCTCAAACCATCAATTGATTCATAATGCAAATAACGGGCAAATAGACAGCTTTAACTTATTAACTACAGTTTTCATTTGAGAACCCAGCCCTTATTTTGTTGTAATTTTCATAATTGAAGGGAGTGTATGTTACCTGAAGTAAATTGGCGAGTTCGTGGTTGAAGTTGACTTTGTCTTGCGTCTTGGATCTGTGGGCTAAAATGGACCTTTTTGCTGACAGAATCTAACAATACCAAAGAATTAAACCTTTACATATCAATTATGCTATATTTAGTTCTATTGAAATACTTCAGAGTCACGCCATGATTCTTACTGGGTAAAATATAATGCTTGTGATGCCTTGGTAAAACTGCTAATAATTGTTGCTGCCTGATAGCTTCTCTATCCGTATACATTTGACACGTATGAAGTTGCTTAACATCAAAAAAGTAGATTGTCACAATATGTTGGGTGATTTGAGTTATGAACCATTATACTTGGATCTTCATCGCCAATTAAAGAAAGGCGCTGATCTTATGATAATACCAAAGAAAAAATTTAGTTTGAGAATCAGTGATTTCGGATAAACCGGAAATCAAGCTGCAGAAAAGTGATTGTAACCAGTAACAATTGTCCAAACTCACTTGTTCTTGCAATGTGATATCATCTATTTTTAATTGTTTATAAATTTGCAAGAATGGTACATAGCTTGCAACAAAAATCTATATTATGTAAGTTTATAGACCTTTGAAAAGGAAATTCAATAAGCTGTACCTGATGTAAACATGTAACGTGTAACTCAGTTATTGAGACTTCTAAAGTCTGCTGCTCTATAAGGTCTGTCAGTTTATAGGCAACAGTGCCAAGATGGTCAACAGCATTGACAAGAGCTCGAATGGTATAATCTTTCAAGTTATCAAGGACCCTGCAGCACAATTCATATATAAATGTATGAATCTAGATTAAATCACTGGTCGATATTTCTTTATGGGACATCCCAACAAGGAACCattgtattatttatttatttatttgataaaaaagtTTAAATTTGTCTACAACTCAGTGTATTGATTGCCATACCGCTCATCAGGATGATATGTTAATAACCGAAAAGGACATAATGCACAAAAAATGAGCACTATAATCAAATCTATTATTTCTCCATTTTCAGCAACAGTATTGACATTCTGAAAATCTGAAACATTGTATTTGGTTTTTAAATGCAAACTGACCACTATTGTTCATTCAAAATTGGCCAAAGTTACAATGTAGTATGCACAATTGAACAAGTATGGACAAATTGTGCAAAACTACTTGGCACTTATTGTCCAGAAGTGTTTTGCAACTATAAAGTTTTTTTATCACTTATGCAAAAACATTGCAGGTTCACTACGAGAAACTTTGTATGATGGTTGAAAACAAAAATCACCCATCTACAACTAAGCATAAGATTAATCCCTCAAGTTAATAGGCGGTAACATGATACTCACACTTGTTTTTTTTCATTATTCAGATAAGACTTTTCACAATATTCTGCAGCGGAGTACAGCTGAGGCCGTAAGTTTTTGAGTTCCTAAAACATTGTACAAAAAAAAAACTGATTAGTCAAGTAACAATTAGGTATTATTGCTTTATGAAACAAAATaaaatcaaatgaaacaaaagctaATTGTTAACGCTATTACACCATGTATATCAAGGACCCAACCACTAGGCTATCTTGTGATGGTTAAATAAACTTCAAGAACAAAGCCAGATAACAAATTGTAGTTCTGACACTAAGTACATATAACATATCCCAAAACAAACATACATGCCCCCGAAAAAACATTCGAAGGTATTTTGGTATTGCAATTGTCATTTTACTTCAATACCTTATTCTACCTTTCTTTCTTAGTCATCAATGTGGGGTTGTTTAATAGCTATAATTTGTTTAGGTCTAACTCCAGGGGAACCAATTCAAGCCGACTAACGCAGACTTCGACCATACTTTTTAGCATTGACCTCTTTTTAGCGTTTTTGGGGGAAACAGGAAGGGCTATTCACCTGACCGACTCAACCGAATTTTACAACACTGTTCAATAATGTACAAGACATTAAAGAGTAACAGCCCAACCCCTGGTCTTCTTCTCTAGTGATCTGGTTATGGTTGATTCATTCACGTGACAATGAACATGGATACATTAAACGACCCAAACCGCCAAACGCTACGTTTAAACCGAATTCTAGCTTACATGCTGTAGCAACTCTATACTATTTGACTTTATTAGTGAACCTATACCTTAAAATGGAATTTGTTCACCCAAGGAGCATCAAGAATTGAGCTATCTtaatatgttatatattatattctGCATCAACTAATATGTTAGATGGTTCAAAGTCTCAAACCGCCCAAATTTGAATCTAACTTCATAAGGAATCACACATTTAGGTAGACATTTCATACAAACTCTACAATTAGGTTATTTGTCTTCATACTACAATATATATACGAATAAAGAATCACACATTTAGCTTCACGtatataacagaaattaaatacacGAATGCTAAATTTACATAACATACTTCACAAACAGCGTATAAATATCATTTTATACAATTAACAAAATCAGATCTGATATATCACATAAGCGATAAACGAaataaaaaatgaattaaaaaaaacctGTAGAGCTTTAACAAATCCAATACTCTGTTCCATTGACGCATCATCAAACGTAATTGTTCGTTTTACTTGCTCCACCTCCATCATTCTCACACTTAATAGAGTAGCTAAAGTAAAATCAAGAACACGTGATCACTGAACACTAAGTAAAAACCCTAGCGTAGATCGTATACTGTAAATTTAACAAACGGCATACGAAATTAAAAAGAAATTGTAGGAGatgttaaaaaaaatatttgtcgTTTTGATTGGAATTGAGTTGTTTATCAGTAAGGTATAAAGAATTTGGGGGAAAATGTGAAGCAGATGGAGCGGGGAAGAGTTAAATGCAAGTTATATAAAA comes from Rutidosis leptorrhynchoides isolate AG116_Rl617_1_P2 chromosome 4, CSIRO_AGI_Rlap_v1, whole genome shotgun sequence and encodes:
- the LOC139844770 gene encoding protein ABIL1-like, which gives rise to MMEVEQVKRTITFDDASMEQSIGFVKALQELKNLRPQLYSAAEYCEKSYLNNEKKQVVLDNLKDYTIRALVNAVDHLGTVAYKLTDLIEQQTLEVSITELHVTCLHQQLHTCQMYTDREAIRQQQLLAVLPRHHKHYILPNSVSKKVHFSPQIQDARQSQLQPRTRQFTSGVPVANTLSWHLATETKSTLKGSSHQLMSIEDPKTARHTPTSVHTPNGEENIQRISSSGNPQLSNVGPASTTAMQTLGITRRDPAEGPKPMTPFRSFDAPKRVRAPVRSKSLLSAFFVKHKTPKQAIS